One window of Ignavibacteriota bacterium genomic DNA carries:
- a CDS encoding metal ABC transporter permease, translating to MIEFNIILISSLTAVACAIAGVFLILRRMSLMSDAISHAVLPGIIIVFILIQDRTSPLLILGAALSGLVLVYLTELVYKTKLVKEDAAIGLVFPAMFSIGVILISLNLSSVHFHEHSVLVGDINLSAINRFEFMGFLIPKSVPVLSGLLILNILFIVVFFKELKLTTFDAGLAAAFGFSPVLMHYLFMSLVSITAVGAFDTAGSILVIALMIAPAASAYLLTDSLKLMFVIAGLIGVISSVSGFYFSYWLNSTPSGGIAVITGVIFLLSYLFSPKYGIVLKALKRSKQKEEFYRKVLLIHLVNHENTDIFESENEISDIYNHVKWEKDFADKIVKTCLEQDLILNKNGLLHVTESGRKFLNGV from the coding sequence TTGATTGAATTTAATATAATATTAATTTCATCGCTGACTGCTGTAGCTTGCGCAATTGCAGGAGTATTTCTTATACTCAGGCGAATGTCGCTGATGAGTGATGCTATCAGTCATGCAGTTCTTCCCGGTATTATAATTGTTTTCATACTGATTCAGGACAGAACTTCTCCTCTTTTAATTCTTGGAGCCGCTTTAAGTGGACTGGTGTTAGTTTACTTGACAGAGCTTGTTTATAAAACCAAGCTTGTTAAGGAAGATGCCGCCATAGGTCTTGTTTTTCCGGCAATGTTTTCTATAGGTGTGATTCTTATCAGCTTGAATCTTTCAAGTGTTCACTTTCACGAACATTCTGTTTTAGTTGGTGATATAAATCTCTCAGCAATAAACAGATTTGAATTTATGGGTTTTTTAATTCCCAAAAGCGTGCCGGTACTTAGCGGTCTTTTGATTTTAAATATCCTGTTCATTGTCGTATTTTTCAAAGAGTTAAAGCTCACTACTTTTGATGCCGGACTTGCTGCGGCATTTGGATTTAGTCCGGTTCTCATGCACTATTTGTTTATGAGTCTTGTATCAATAACCGCAGTAGGAGCATTCGATACTGCCGGCTCAATTCTTGTAATTGCACTTATGATAGCACCTGCTGCATCTGCTTATTTATTAACAGACAGCTTGAAGTTAATGTTTGTCATCGCCGGGCTGATTGGTGTAATTTCATCAGTGAGCGGTTTTTATTTTTCATACTGGTTAAATTCTACTCCTTCAGGCGGTATTGCTGTAATTACGGGGGTGATATTTCTGCTGTCATATTTGTTTTCACCAAAATATGGTATTGTATTAAAAGCCTTGAAGAGGAGTAAACAAAAAGAGGAATTTTACCGAAAAGTTTTGTTAATTCATTTAGTTAATCATGAGAATACTGATATTTTTGAGTCTGAAAACGAAATATCTGATATTTATAATCATGTTAAATGGGAAAAAGACTTTGCCGATAAAATTGTTAAAACCTGCCTCGAACAAGACTTAATTTTAAATAAAAACGGTTTATTACACGTTACAGAGTCAGGCAGAAAATTTTTGAATGGTGTATAA